In Pectobacterium aroidearum, the following are encoded in one genomic region:
- a CDS encoding D-alanyl-lipoteichoic acid biosynthesis protein DltD, whose product MKIKNTLCLHILMATLAILFLSVPPLVKSVDPALTFQPMINTMEGTAKEQKEKIATISHALQGNAIFFLGASEVSTSEDEHYAVYNYFNNQLHRPVVAYGDSYVDSVTHFLLLSRFKNELNANSKVVLLLAPDSFYSDGIPPAIFANNFPASIFNPLMQDDQTRPFLVNYLQHIDKEEISHLTFGQMQVYGWDPQIIWQEVSYQFANFCELIKNDWLSMLGIIPQPTQPWPHQPTVNTIPDWNRELAQAQVLNQSREQSADTLWMDKSVFADDKTPEEWDDAPIVPAQMEALSATIKLLKARNVQFVVIVDPINPWAIKNSEKFQPVDSQIRSMLEANQVRYFDMYAQPYQNGWNWDRLHPTDPAWVAMDQFIAESFK is encoded by the coding sequence ATGAAAATCAAAAATACTCTCTGCCTACATATCCTGATGGCTACCCTTGCCATCCTGTTTCTTAGCGTTCCCCCGCTGGTGAAGAGCGTTGATCCGGCGCTGACATTCCAGCCGATGATTAACACGATGGAAGGGACGGCAAAAGAACAAAAGGAAAAGATAGCCACCATTTCCCATGCATTACAGGGAAATGCGATTTTCTTTCTCGGGGCTTCCGAGGTATCTACATCGGAAGATGAACATTACGCTGTCTATAATTACTTTAATAACCAGTTACATCGTCCGGTTGTGGCCTATGGCGATAGCTATGTAGATAGCGTCACGCACTTTTTACTGCTTTCACGTTTTAAAAATGAGCTTAACGCTAACAGTAAAGTTGTTTTGCTGCTGGCACCCGATAGCTTTTATTCAGACGGTATTCCCCCGGCAATTTTTGCCAATAATTTCCCGGCATCTATTTTTAATCCCCTGATGCAGGATGATCAGACGCGCCCCTTTTTGGTCAATTACTTACAACATATCGATAAAGAAGAGATAAGCCACTTAACGTTTGGCCAAATGCAAGTCTATGGCTGGGATCCACAAATTATCTGGCAGGAAGTGAGTTATCAATTTGCTAATTTCTGCGAGCTAATAAAAAACGACTGGCTGTCGATGCTAGGTATTATTCCCCAGCCGACACAACCGTGGCCACATCAGCCAACCGTCAATACGATTCCTGACTGGAATCGCGAGTTGGCGCAGGCTCAGGTGTTGAATCAGTCCCGCGAGCAAAGTGCAGACACATTGTGGATGGATAAGTCCGTTTTTGCAGACGATAAAACACCGGAAGAGTGGGACGATGCGCCGATTGTTCCGGCGCAGATGGAAGCGTTATCGGCGACGATCAAACTGCTGAAAGCGCGTAACGTCCAGTTTGTGGTGATTGTCGATCCGATTAATCCGTGGGCGATTAAAAATTCCGAGAAATTCCAGCCAGTCGATAGCCAGATCAGATCGATGCTGGAGGCAAATCAGGTTCGCTATTTTGATATGTATGCGCAGCCTTATCAGAACGGCTGGAATTGGGATCGCCTGCACCCAACCGATCCAGCATGGGTCGCGATGGATCAATTTATTGCAGAGAGTTTTAAATGA
- a CDS encoding membrane-bound O-acyltransferase, giving the protein MYSSGMFFFLLFSSALLFALVNRVFSYRLTYLSAFSVLVVLGWGYIFQGDYLVPAAVFLSFYLLVTLKEKGWLKTWQAVSLTLLPLFLVKLHLNNHWGMIGLSFMTFRAIDVLLYRSKKDGQHFLHYFCYLFMPFIILAGPMYRWRTWVNDITKPVFTLTREQFLVAMEQIFTGIIQKFLFAMLINNLVIESWSHRPFTLSVGVVMSLAYSAYLYFDFAGYSNMAIGAGRLFGLNIPANFNLPILAKNPQDFWRRFHISLSEWLRDVVFMPIYMNLMKLDFFRQNKTLAQNIGIFCTLFCMGAWNGLERHYVISGALFGAISVAHNMLQWSAKRSPTLSNCLHHPVIVFIGRILTLASAAASLYIFSGMSPL; this is encoded by the coding sequence ATGTACAGCTCCGGAATGTTTTTTTTCCTTCTGTTTTCATCGGCGTTACTGTTCGCGCTGGTTAATCGCGTATTCAGTTATCGGCTGACGTATTTATCCGCCTTTTCCGTATTGGTGGTGCTAGGCTGGGGATATATTTTCCAGGGGGATTACCTTGTTCCCGCGGCGGTTTTCCTGAGCTTTTATCTTCTGGTCACCTTAAAAGAGAAAGGGTGGTTAAAAACCTGGCAGGCAGTCAGCCTGACGCTGTTGCCGCTGTTTTTGGTGAAATTACACCTCAATAACCACTGGGGCATGATCGGCCTGTCCTTTATGACCTTTCGCGCCATTGATGTGCTGCTTTATCGCAGCAAAAAAGATGGTCAGCATTTCCTACATTACTTCTGCTACCTCTTTATGCCTTTTATTATTCTGGCTGGCCCGATGTATCGCTGGCGGACATGGGTTAATGACATCACTAAGCCTGTCTTCACGCTCACCCGTGAGCAGTTTTTGGTGGCCATGGAGCAAATTTTTACCGGCATTATTCAGAAGTTCTTATTTGCCATGCTGATCAATAACCTGGTTATTGAATCGTGGAGCCATCGCCCGTTTACGTTAAGCGTTGGTGTCGTGATGTCGCTGGCCTACAGCGCCTATCTCTACTTTGATTTTGCCGGCTACAGCAATATGGCTATCGGGGCTGGTCGCTTATTTGGCCTGAATATCCCGGCAAACTTTAATCTGCCTATTCTGGCCAAAAACCCGCAGGATTTCTGGCGGCGCTTCCATATCAGCCTGTCTGAATGGCTGCGGGATGTGGTCTTTATGCCGATTTATATGAATCTGATGAAGCTCGACTTTTTCCGACAGAACAAAACGCTAGCGCAGAATATTGGTATCTTCTGCACCCTGTTTTGTATGGGAGCATGGAACGGGCTTGAACGACATTATGTCATCAGCGGCGCGCTGTTTGGCGCCATTTCCGTTGCTCACAACATGCTGCAGTGGTCAGCCAAACGCAGCCCAACGCTGAGCAATTGTCTACATCATCCGGTTATTGTGTTCATCGGTCGAATTCTGACGCTGGCAAGCGCCGCGGCCTCCCTCTACATCTTTAGCGGAATGTCTCCTCTATGA
- a CDS encoding AMP-binding protein, translating into MNLHSELQELQDFLRAALLQPANPDWLAISGSDDAMTWQQLSVAVTDWWHRYQQCQQPAGLPVVLYGHQQAEFAVAIYSCLLHNIPYIPVDCIYPQERLKEICHLASAPYYYDVATRQFIATGEAGQALVEEELAYIMFTSGSTGKPKGVQIGRESLWHFMKWVRQDFSLPDVPVLMNHAVFSFDLSLIPLLANLATGGHIVLNAKEDIAAENWLDRLKDNGVSVWVSTPSFAYQKLLSPQFNSEYLPELNVFVFIGEVLNKALVKQLRRRFPHAKILNSYGPTEATIATTVIEITDDILHSDNDLLPVGAMMPDSRMEITAEGELIIWGKNVMRGYLGLAKENAEKLLRRKSEAFRGYRTGDLGYENGLLYCQGRNDSQIKLNGYRIEINEIENRLLAMSDISEAVVLPLMKSGGGVLRIAAFCVTNLAPEAIKTSLSKVIPPYMVPSQIIIKDALPLNPNGKIDRKLLDTHARTI; encoded by the coding sequence ATGAACCTTCACTCTGAGCTTCAGGAACTGCAAGATTTCCTCCGTGCGGCCTTACTCCAACCCGCCAACCCAGATTGGTTGGCGATTAGCGGCAGCGATGACGCGATGACCTGGCAACAGCTCTCCGTCGCCGTGACAGACTGGTGGCATCGCTATCAGCAATGCCAGCAGCCTGCGGGATTGCCGGTCGTGTTATATGGTCACCAGCAGGCGGAGTTTGCCGTAGCGATCTATAGCTGTTTGCTGCATAACATTCCGTATATCCCAGTGGATTGCATCTATCCGCAAGAGCGGCTTAAAGAGATTTGCCATCTGGCGAGCGCGCCTTACTATTATGATGTCGCGACCCGACAGTTCATTGCGACCGGGGAGGCCGGACAGGCGCTGGTCGAGGAGGAGCTCGCCTATATTATGTTTACCTCTGGCAGCACCGGAAAACCTAAAGGGGTGCAGATCGGGCGTGAAAGTCTGTGGCACTTCATGAAGTGGGTACGTCAGGACTTTTCGCTGCCGGACGTGCCGGTGCTGATGAACCATGCGGTGTTCAGCTTCGATCTCTCGTTGATCCCGTTGCTGGCGAATCTGGCAACCGGAGGGCATATCGTTTTGAATGCGAAAGAGGATATCGCGGCAGAAAACTGGCTCGATCGCCTGAAAGACAACGGCGTTTCCGTCTGGGTGTCAACGCCCTCTTTCGCTTACCAGAAGCTGCTCTCGCCTCAGTTCAATAGTGAATATTTACCTGAACTCAACGTCTTCGTGTTCATTGGCGAAGTGCTAAACAAAGCACTGGTCAAACAGCTACGCCGCCGTTTCCCACACGCCAAAATTCTCAACTCTTATGGGCCAACAGAAGCGACTATCGCGACCACCGTCATCGAAATCACAGATGACATTCTGCACAGCGATAACGACCTGCTGCCGGTCGGCGCGATGATGCCGGATTCCAGAATGGAAATTACCGCTGAAGGTGAATTGATTATTTGGGGCAAAAACGTGATGCGCGGATACCTTGGGCTAGCGAAAGAGAATGCCGAAAAATTGCTGCGTCGGAAAAGCGAAGCGTTCCGGGGCTACAGAACGGGCGATCTGGGCTACGAGAATGGGTTGCTATACTGTCAGGGGCGCAATGACAGCCAAATCAAACTGAATGGCTACCGTATTGAAATCAACGAGATTGAAAACCGCCTGCTGGCGATGTCCGACATCAGTGAAGCGGTGGTTCTGCCGCTGATGAAATCGGGCGGCGGCGTTCTGCGCATCGCGGCGTTCTGCGTCACGAACTTAGCGCCTGAAGCGATTAAAACGTCACTCTCGAAAGTCATCCCGCCTTACATGGTGCCTTCCCAAATTATTATCAAAGATGCGTTGCCGCTGAATCCTAACGGCAAAATCGACCGTAAACTGCTGGACACCCATGCCCGCACGATCTAA
- a CDS encoding acyl carrier protein: MEQEILALFEKILSRKVGFNDELIESDILDSILAVDLVLEVQDVYGCVIPPTEVATVLKTPADLARYIEENRG; the protein is encoded by the coding sequence ATGGAACAAGAAATACTCGCGCTGTTTGAAAAGATCTTATCCCGCAAAGTGGGTTTCAACGATGAGCTGATAGAGTCCGATATTCTCGACTCTATTCTGGCGGTCGACTTGGTACTGGAAGTGCAGGACGTTTACGGCTGCGTGATCCCGCCAACCGAAGTCGCTACCGTTCTGAAAACGCCGGCGGACTTGGCTCGCTATATTGAAGAGAACCGCGGCTAA
- a CDS encoding TauD/TfdA family dioxygenase, which produces MDSFTLEDRFNYQPLTNSQGEIYPFGVRIEPKQSGVHIGELSPNWLRTLVENQQLVILRGFDSFTSAENLTTYCAAMGDIMQWPFGAVLELVEQPDATDHIFANNYVPLHWDGMYLKTVPELQVFQCVSAIGEGQGGRTTFSSTTTALRLASPETKALWQRATGQYQRAVELYSSTALAPIIEQHPYRTYPVIRFCEPPIAGDKEFLNPSTYHFSGIEPEEQELLLSSLQQALYDPRVQYAHQWQSGDIVIADNYSLLHGRESYASQSGRHLRRVHIHAKQPLTNPHLVQPS; this is translated from the coding sequence ATGGACTCATTCACTTTAGAAGATCGATTTAATTATCAACCTTTAACCAATTCTCAAGGTGAAATCTACCCTTTTGGCGTGCGTATTGAACCTAAACAGTCAGGTGTGCATATTGGCGAATTATCGCCTAACTGGCTGCGTACACTCGTAGAGAACCAACAATTAGTGATACTGCGGGGCTTTGATAGCTTTACGAGTGCAGAAAATTTAACAACATACTGCGCCGCCATGGGTGACATTATGCAATGGCCGTTTGGCGCCGTGTTGGAACTGGTTGAACAGCCCGATGCTACCGATCATATCTTTGCTAACAACTATGTCCCCTTGCACTGGGATGGCATGTACCTTAAGACCGTGCCTGAGCTCCAGGTCTTTCAATGCGTCTCAGCGATTGGCGAAGGGCAGGGTGGGCGAACCACGTTTTCTAGTACCACCACGGCGTTACGTCTGGCATCACCCGAAACCAAAGCGCTGTGGCAGCGTGCAACTGGTCAGTATCAGCGTGCCGTCGAGCTATACAGCAGTACTGCACTGGCCCCTATTATAGAGCAGCACCCCTACCGCACATATCCCGTCATTCGCTTTTGTGAGCCGCCGATTGCTGGCGATAAAGAATTCTTGAACCCATCCACTTATCATTTCTCAGGCATTGAACCTGAAGAGCAAGAGCTATTACTCAGCAGTTTGCAACAAGCCTTATATGATCCACGGGTTCAATATGCGCATCAGTGGCAAAGCGGCGATATTGTCATTGCAGATAACTACTCGTTATTACACGGTCGTGAATCTTATGCCAGCCAGAGTGGCCGTCATCTACGTCGGGTGCATATCCATGCTAAACAGCCGCTGACTAACCCACATTTGGTGCAGCCGTCATGA
- a CDS encoding FAD-binding protein, translating into MKPQHVDLMIIGAGPVGLACAYLAQLSGLSTVIIDKSSGPLTVGRADALNARSLQLFEIIGLFDELYPLGKTCNTSSVWSKGKFISRQSTWWDALEGCFHKHFLMIGQAYVEQALDNKLTELINSAVRRNTSVEDIVLEDDGCLTTLTSGETVRSRYLIGADGSRSFVRQHFAIPFEITRPQITWAVIDGEIETDFPKVPEIIVFQAETADVAWIPREGKIDRFYIQMESEDFTQQQAIDKINHALQPHRLQFKSIEWYSQFSVKESVAEHYILENKLFIAGDASHIHSVNGGQGLNTGLADAFNLIWKIAMITHHHAPQTLLQTYETERKAVALEVVKTSAELVRSTKTSETGNHADDYVKIVEKRAGYITGMGVRYGTDGRVGERLHDFMWRDPQSGQPGRIYSHLNYCHYSLLIIGTATVPASLPDIVNILHIEAGSSPYSDQYLLVRPDGYIAATAPLDQPSVISHYFSGWRVQ; encoded by the coding sequence ATGAAACCACAGCATGTTGATCTTATGATTATCGGCGCTGGGCCTGTCGGCCTGGCCTGTGCCTATCTTGCTCAGCTATCAGGTTTAAGCACCGTCATCATCGATAAATCATCGGGGCCGTTAACGGTAGGCCGTGCTGATGCACTAAACGCCCGTAGTTTGCAGCTGTTTGAAATTATCGGTTTATTCGACGAGCTTTATCCCTTAGGCAAAACCTGCAATACCAGCTCAGTCTGGTCAAAAGGTAAATTTATTTCACGCCAATCTACCTGGTGGGATGCTTTAGAAGGCTGTTTTCACAAGCATTTTTTAATGATTGGTCAGGCTTATGTGGAACAAGCTCTCGATAATAAGCTCACCGAGCTAATAAATAGTGCCGTGCGCCGTAATACTTCTGTGGAAGATATTGTGCTGGAGGACGACGGCTGTCTCACCACGCTCACCAGCGGTGAGACCGTGCGTTCCCGGTATTTGATTGGTGCAGATGGTTCACGATCGTTTGTGCGCCAACACTTTGCTATCCCGTTTGAGATCACTCGACCACAAATTACCTGGGCAGTGATTGATGGCGAAATAGAAACTGATTTCCCAAAAGTACCAGAAATTATTGTTTTCCAGGCAGAAACCGCGGATGTCGCCTGGATACCACGTGAAGGTAAGATTGATCGTTTCTATATCCAGATGGAGAGCGAGGACTTCACGCAACAGCAGGCGATAGATAAAATTAACCATGCTCTGCAACCACACCGTCTGCAATTCAAGTCGATTGAGTGGTACTCACAATTCTCGGTTAAAGAGTCTGTAGCAGAACACTATATCCTTGAAAATAAATTATTTATCGCTGGCGATGCGAGCCATATTCACTCGGTAAATGGTGGGCAAGGGTTAAATACTGGGTTGGCCGATGCATTTAACCTCATCTGGAAAATCGCGATGATTACCCATCATCATGCGCCCCAAACGCTATTACAGACTTACGAAACAGAGCGAAAAGCGGTCGCGCTGGAAGTGGTAAAAACGTCAGCGGAACTCGTGCGTTCGACCAAAACCTCAGAGACAGGCAACCATGCCGATGATTACGTCAAGATTGTCGAAAAACGTGCGGGTTACATCACGGGGATGGGCGTTCGCTATGGAACCGACGGGCGTGTTGGTGAAAGGCTGCATGATTTTATGTGGCGTGATCCTCAATCTGGTCAGCCTGGCAGAATTTACTCACATTTAAATTATTGTCATTACAGTTTGCTCATCATCGGCACAGCGACGGTACCAGCATCACTGCCTGATATCGTCAATATTCTGCACATTGAAGCGGGAAGTAGCCCCTATTCCGATCAATATCTGTTAGTTCGGCCAGATGGCTATATCGCCGCCACCGCTCCTCTCGACCAACCTTCAGTCATCAGTCATTACTTCAGTGGCTGGCGAGTTCAATAG
- the hsdR gene encoding EcoAI/FtnUII family type I restriction enzme subunit R, giving the protein MAGVNKTHLTETDIITKFILPALKEAGWDDLAQIRQEVKLRDGKIVVRGKLASRVKVKSADIVLYHKPNLPLAVIEAKANKHAISKGMQQGLDYASLLDVPFVFASNGDGFIFHDKTNPQQLESEIALSDFPTPEQLWQKYCVWKGFTQQQLPVISQDYYDDGSGKSPRYYQMQAINRTVDAVSAGKNRILLVMATGTGKTYTAFQIIWRLWKAKNKKRILFLADRNILVNQAKRNDFQPFGNAMTKVTGRTIDPAYEIHLALYQAITGPEEYQKAYKQVSPDFFDLIVIDECHRGSASEDSAWREILEYFGSATQVGLTATPKETEEVSNIDYFGEPVYTYSLKEGIEDGFLAPYKVVRVDIDVDVQGWRPIKGQLDKYGKEIEDRIYNLKDFDRTLVIDERTMLVAQTITDYLKRTNPMDKTIVFCNDIDHADRMRHALVILNAEQVLKNEKYVMKITGDDEIGKAQLENFIDPKKAYPVIATTSELMTTGVDAQTCKLVVLDQNIQSMTKFKQIIGRGTRINEKHGKLWFTILDFKKATELFADPRFDGLPEKVLVVKPSDISDQDSDFNEKLDEEDDGDTAANKAREDPADYQINHDKHWGNGEFHDDDDNKVRKFYVNGVDVKVLAKRVQYYDSDGKLVTESFQDYTRKTMLKDSEYASLDRFVRKWQDAPRKQIIIEELAQLGILWDVLAEEVGKDLDPFDLLCHVVYGQPPLTRQERAANVRKRNYFTKYAQPAQQVLSTLLDKYADEGVQEIEDVQVLKLKPFDALGRPIEIIKTRFGDKKAYEQAVNELENEIYQLPPRSA; this is encoded by the coding sequence ATGGCTGGCGTCAACAAAACGCACCTGACTGAAACGGATATCATCACCAAATTTATTCTGCCTGCGCTTAAGGAGGCTGGCTGGGATGATTTGGCGCAGATTCGTCAGGAAGTGAAATTGCGTGATGGCAAGATTGTGGTTCGCGGAAAACTGGCTTCACGTGTCAAAGTCAAATCTGCTGATATTGTGCTCTACCACAAGCCGAACTTGCCGTTGGCGGTTATCGAGGCCAAAGCCAATAAGCACGCCATCAGCAAAGGGATGCAGCAAGGATTGGACTACGCTAGCCTGCTTGATGTGCCCTTTGTCTTTGCCTCCAACGGTGATGGATTCATCTTCCACGATAAAACCAACCCGCAACAACTCGAATCCGAAATTGCCCTTAGCGATTTCCCAACACCTGAACAGCTCTGGCAAAAATACTGTGTCTGGAAAGGGTTCACCCAGCAGCAGTTGCCGGTTATCAGTCAGGATTATTACGACGATGGCAGTGGGAAATCTCCCCGTTACTATCAGATGCAGGCGATCAACCGCACGGTAGATGCCGTATCGGCAGGTAAGAACCGTATTCTGCTGGTCATGGCGACTGGCACGGGCAAAACCTATACCGCGTTCCAGATAATCTGGCGGTTATGGAAAGCCAAAAACAAAAAACGTATCTTGTTTCTTGCGGACCGCAATATTCTGGTCAATCAGGCTAAGCGTAATGATTTTCAACCGTTTGGCAACGCGATGACTAAAGTCACCGGGCGTACCATCGATCCGGCTTATGAGATACATCTGGCGCTGTACCAAGCGATAACTGGCCCGGAAGAGTACCAGAAAGCGTACAAACAAGTTTCACCGGATTTCTTTGACTTGATAGTGATTGATGAATGTCACCGTGGCAGTGCGTCTGAAGACTCTGCCTGGCGCGAGATTCTGGAATATTTCGGCAGCGCCACGCAGGTCGGTCTGACGGCAACGCCGAAAGAAACCGAAGAAGTCTCCAATATCGATTATTTCGGTGAACCGGTTTACACCTATTCGTTGAAAGAGGGCATTGAAGACGGTTTCCTCGCCCCTTACAAAGTGGTACGCGTTGATATCGACGTGGATGTGCAGGGTTGGCGACCAATAAAAGGTCAACTGGATAAATACGGCAAAGAAATTGAAGACCGTATCTACAATCTGAAAGATTTTGACCGCACGCTGGTCATTGATGAACGCACCATGCTGGTGGCGCAGACCATCACCGATTACCTGAAACGTACTAACCCGATGGATAAAACCATTGTTTTCTGCAACGACATCGATCACGCCGATCGTATGCGTCATGCACTGGTGATACTCAATGCGGAACAGGTGTTGAAGAACGAAAAATACGTGATGAAAATCACCGGTGATGACGAGATCGGCAAGGCCCAACTGGAGAACTTTATCGATCCCAAAAAAGCCTACCCGGTTATCGCAACGACATCAGAGTTGATGACCACTGGCGTCGATGCACAGACCTGCAAGCTGGTGGTGCTGGATCAAAACATCCAGTCGATGACCAAATTTAAACAGATCATCGGGCGTGGCACGAGAATCAACGAAAAGCACGGTAAGCTGTGGTTCACCATTCTTGACTTCAAAAAAGCGACAGAGCTGTTTGCCGATCCTCGCTTTGACGGCTTGCCAGAAAAAGTGCTGGTGGTAAAACCCAGCGACATTTCCGACCAAGATTCCGATTTCAATGAAAAGCTGGATGAGGAAGATGACGGCGATACTGCCGCCAATAAAGCGCGAGAAGACCCCGCTGACTATCAGATTAATCATGACAAACATTGGGGCAATGGTGAATTCCATGACGATGACGACAACAAAGTCCGCAAATTCTATGTGAACGGCGTGGATGTAAAGGTGCTGGCTAAGCGCGTTCAGTATTACGATTCTGATGGCAAATTGGTGACCGAATCCTTTCAGGATTACACCCGTAAAACGATGCTCAAAGATAGCGAGTACGCATCACTGGATCGCTTCGTGCGTAAATGGCAGGATGCACCACGCAAACAGATCATTATTGAAGAACTAGCGCAATTGGGAATTCTGTGGGATGTGCTGGCGGAAGAGGTGGGTAAAGATCTCGACCCGTTTGATTTACTCTGTCATGTGGTGTACGGTCAGCCGCCGTTAACGCGTCAGGAACGCGCGGCCAATGTGCGTAAACGTAACTATTTTACGAAATATGCACAACCGGCGCAGCAGGTTCTCAGCACGCTGCTGGATAAATACGCCGATGAAGGCGTGCAGGAAATCGAGGACGTTCAGGTTCTTAAATTGAAACCGTTCGATGCGTTGGGGCGTCCGATAGAAATCATTAAAACCCGCTTTGGTGACAAAAAGGCGTATGAGCAAGCCGTCAACGAACTGGAGAACGAAATCTACCAGCTACCACCGCGCTCAGCCTGA
- a CDS encoding N-6 DNA methylase encodes MSISSVIKSLQDIMRKDAGVDGDAQRLGQLSWLLFLKIFDTQEEELELEQDDYQFPIPQRYLWRSWAANSEGITGEALLEFVNDDLFPTLKNLTAPIDKNPRGFVVKQAFSDAYNYMKNGTLLRQVINKLNEIDFSSSQERHLFGDIYEQILRDLQSAGNAGEFYTPRSVTRFMVNRIDPKLGESIMDPACGTGGFLACAFDHVKEHYVNTTEDHKTLQKQIYGVEKKQLPHLLCTTNMLLHGIEVPVQIRHDNTLNKPLSSWDEQVDVIVTNPPFGGTEEDGIEKNFPAEMQTRETADLFLQLIIEVLSDKGRAAVVLPDGTLFGEGVKTKIKKLLTEECNLHTIVRLPNGVFNPYTGIKTNILFFTKGQPTKQVWFYEHPYPDGVKNYSKTKPMKFEEFQTEIDWWGNEADGFASREENHQAWKVSIDEIIARNFDLDIKNPYQGETISHDPDELLAEYQTQQAEISGLRNQLRDILGAALAGNKEAN; translated from the coding sequence ATGTCGATTAGCTCAGTCATTAAATCCCTTCAGGACATTATGCGTAAAGACGCCGGGGTAGACGGTGATGCCCAGCGTCTGGGGCAACTTTCATGGCTGCTGTTTCTGAAAATTTTTGATACCCAGGAAGAAGAGTTGGAACTGGAGCAGGATGACTACCAGTTCCCGATCCCACAACGCTATTTATGGCGTAGCTGGGCGGCGAACAGCGAGGGCATCACCGGTGAGGCGTTGCTGGAATTTGTGAACGACGATCTGTTCCCAACCCTGAAAAACCTCACTGCGCCGATTGATAAGAACCCGCGTGGCTTTGTGGTAAAACAGGCGTTCAGCGATGCCTACAACTACATGAAAAATGGCACGCTGCTGCGTCAGGTGATCAACAAGCTAAATGAAATCGACTTCAGCAGCAGTCAGGAGCGTCATCTGTTTGGCGATATCTACGAACAGATCCTGCGCGACCTGCAAAGCGCCGGTAATGCGGGCGAGTTCTATACCCCGCGCTCGGTGACGCGCTTTATGGTCAACCGCATCGATCCAAAACTCGGCGAGTCGATTATGGACCCGGCGTGCGGTACTGGCGGCTTCCTTGCCTGTGCGTTCGACCATGTGAAAGAACATTACGTCAACACCACCGAAGACCACAAAACGCTGCAAAAGCAGATCTATGGCGTGGAGAAAAAGCAGCTTCCGCACCTGCTGTGTACCACCAATATGCTGTTGCACGGCATTGAGGTGCCGGTGCAAATTCGCCATGACAATACTCTCAATAAGCCGCTTTCTTCGTGGGATGAGCAGGTTGATGTGATTGTGACCAACCCACCGTTTGGCGGCACCGAAGAAGACGGCATTGAGAAGAACTTCCCGGCAGAGATGCAGACCCGTGAAACGGCGGACCTGTTCCTGCAACTGATTATCGAAGTGCTGTCAGACAAAGGCCGCGCGGCGGTGGTGTTGCCGGACGGTACGCTGTTTGGCGAAGGTGTAAAAACCAAAATCAAAAAGCTGCTCACCGAAGAGTGCAACCTGCATACCATCGTGCGTTTGCCGAACGGCGTGTTTAACCCGTACACCGGCATTAAAACCAATATTCTGTTCTTCACCAAAGGTCAGCCGACTAAACAGGTGTGGTTCTACGAACACCCATACCCGGACGGCGTGAAGAACTACAGCAAAACCAAACCGATGAAGTTTGAGGAGTTCCAGACTGAAATCGACTGGTGGGGCAATGAAGCGGACGGTTTTGCCAGCCGTGAAGAGAACCATCAGGCGTGGAAAGTCAGCATCGACGAGATCATCGCCCGTAACTTTGACCTCGATATCAAGAACCCCTATCAGGGCGAAACCATCAGCCACGATCCAGATGAGCTGCTGGCCGAGTACCAGACGCAACAGGCAGAAATCAGTGGGCTGCGTAACCAGTTACGCGATATCCTCGGCGCTGCGCTAGCGGGCAACAAGGAGGCGAACTGA